Proteins from one Bacteroides mediterraneensis genomic window:
- a CDS encoding bifunctional 2-polyprenyl-6-hydroxyphenol methylase/3-demethylubiquinol 3-O-methyltransferase UbiG, producing MNTAILPKEKDPMGAAIYEYFKTGKAGKLRVFSSQFEEDEIPVKELFRTYDHMPLLEQTALELAEGKILDVGAGSGCHSLALQEMGKKPVAIDISPLSVEVMQARGVDARLVNLFDPHFVERFDTILMLMNGSGIIGRVENFGTFFQRIKLLLNPGGSILMDSSDLRYLFEEEDGSFVVDLAADYYGQLDFRMQYKQIKGEAFDWLYVDFNTLRLYASQYGFKAELVKEGSHYDYLARLTL from the coding sequence ATGAATACTGCAATTTTGCCAAAAGAGAAAGACCCGATGGGGGCTGCCATATACGAGTATTTCAAGACCGGAAAAGCCGGAAAATTGAGGGTATTTTCTTCCCAGTTCGAAGAAGATGAGATTCCGGTGAAGGAATTGTTCCGCACGTATGACCACATGCCTCTGCTGGAGCAGACGGCTTTGGAACTGGCGGAAGGAAAGATTCTGGATGTAGGTGCAGGCAGCGGATGTCATTCGCTGGCTTTGCAGGAAATGGGAAAGAAGCCGGTGGCCATCGATATTTCGCCGCTTTCGGTGGAGGTGATGCAGGCCCGCGGAGTGGATGCACGGCTGGTGAATTTGTTCGACCCGCATTTTGTGGAGCGTTTTGATACCATCCTGATGCTGATGAACGGTTCGGGCATCATTGGACGGGTGGAAAATTTCGGGACTTTCTTCCAGCGGATAAAGCTGCTGCTGAATCCCGGAGGTTCCATCCTGATGGATTCCAGTGACCTGAGATACCTGTTTGAGGAAGAGGACGGGAGTTTCGTGGTGGATTTGGCGGCCGATTATTACGGACAGCTGGACTTCCGGATGCAGTACAAACAAATAAAAGGGGAAGCATTCGACTGGCTGTATGTGGATTTCAATACATTGCGTCTGTATGCTTCCCAATATGGCTTCAAGGCCGAGCTTGTGAAGGAAGGCAGTCATTACGACTACCTGGCCCGACTTACCTTGTAG